From the Labrus mixtus chromosome 17, fLabMix1.1, whole genome shotgun sequence genome, one window contains:
- the slc5a1 gene encoding sodium/glucose cotransporter 1: protein MSRDYFGFSFIRSNARTSSSTVVVNNPADISVIVIYFLVVLGVGIWAMVRTNRATVGGFFLAGRSMVWWPIGASLFASNIGSGHFVGIAGTAAAGGIATGGFEWNALIVVVILGWLFVPIYIKAGVVTMPEYLMKRFGGQRIRIYLSVLSLFLYVFTKISADMFSGAIFINLALGLNIYLAVILLLLITALYTVTGGLAAVIYTDTLQTIIMVVGSFVLMGFAFNKVEGYENFQKLYMEAIPNITGNASENCYKPRPDSFHIFRNAVTGDLPWPGLVFGLTIQATWYWCTDQVIVQRCLSAKNLSHVKAGCILCGYLKLLPMFLMVFPGMISRILYTDVVACVDPDECQKLCGASVGCTNVAYAKLVVDLMPNGLRGLMLSVMMASLMSSLTSIFNSASTLFTMDIYTKIRRSANERELMIAGRVFILVLIGVSIAWIPVVQSAQSGQLFDYIQSITSYLTPPIAALFVLAIFCKRVNETGAFWGLAIGLVIGLSRMIAEFAFGTGSCVAPSNCPTIICGVHYLYFAIILFVISCIIILAVSLMTKPIDDKHLYRLCWSLRNETKERVDIEQDDWVDTKESNMEIEEPEEEPGICKKAVMCFCGLEQQKGPELSAEEQAALQKKLTDTTEQPLWRNIVNANAIILLCVAVFCHGFFA, encoded by the exons ATGTCTCGGGATTATTTTGGATTCTCCTTCATAAGGAGCAATGCAAGAACCAGCTCATCCACTGTGGTTGTAAACAACCCGGCTGATATCTCTGTTATTGTGATTTACTTTTTGGTTGTCCTGGGTGTCGGAATATGG GCCATGGTACGCACCAACCGAGCCACAGTTGGTGGCTTCTTCCTGGCAGGGAGGAGTATGGTATGGTGGCCT ATTGGAGCATCACTCTTTGCAAGCAACATTGGCAGTGGCCACTTTGTAGGGATAGCTgggactgctgcagctggaggaaTCGCTACAGGAGGATTTGAATGGAAT gctctTATAGTGGTCGTCATCCTGGGATGGCTCTTTGTGCCAATCTATATCAAAGCTGGG GTAGTCACCATGCCAGAGTACTTGATGAAGAGGTTCGGCGGCCAGCGTATTCGCATCTACCTGTCTGTGCTCTCCCTCTTCCTGTATGTTTTCACCAAGATCTCA GCAGACATGTTCTCTGGTGCCATTTTTATCAACCTGGCTCTTGGGTTGAATATCTATCTAGCTGTTATCTTGCTACTATTGATAACTGCACTGTACACTGTCACAG GTGGATTGGCAGCAGTGATCTACACAGACACCTTACAGACCATCATCATGGTTGTGGGATCGTTCGTCCTCATGGGCTTTG CTTTCAATAAGGTGGAAGGCTATGAAAACTTCCAGAAGCTCTACATGGAGGCCATCCCCAATATCACAGGAAACGCCAGTGAAAACTGCTACAAGCCCCGGCCAGACTCATTCCATATTTTCAGGAATGCGGTCACAGGAGACCTGCCATGGCCAGGCCTTGTGTTTGGACTCACCATTCAGGCCACTTGGTACTGGTGCACTGATCAG GTGATTGTTCAGCGCTGCCTCTCAGCTAAGAATCTATCTCACGTTAAGGCAGGCTGTATCCTATGCGGCTACCTGAAGCTGCTGCCAATGTTCCTCATGGTTTTCCCTGGGATGATCAGCAGGATTCTCTATACTG atgTGGTGGCATGTGTGGACCCAGATGAATGTCAAAAACTGTGTGGGGCCAGTGTGGGCTGCACTAATGTTGCTTATGCCAAACTGGTGGTGGATCTCATGCCCAATG GTCTGAGAGGTCTTATGCTGTCAGTGATGATGGCATCTTTGATGAGCTCACTGACCTCCATCTTTAACAGTGCCAGCACTCTCTTCACAATGGACATCTACACTAAGATTCGCCGCTCAGCCAATGAGCGGGAACTCATGATTGCTGGCAG AGTGTTTATCTTGGTTCTGATTGGTGTGAGCATAGCCTGGATCCCCGTGGTGCAGTCGGCCCAGAGTGGTCAGCTCTTTGACTACATCCAGTCCATCACCAGCTACCTTACACCACCCATCGCAGCTTTGTTCGTTTTGGCAATCTTCTGCAAACGTGTCAATGAGACT GGGGCCTTTTGGGGCCTTGCAATAGGACTTGTTATCGGCCTCTCTAGGATGATTGCAGAGTTTGCCTTTGGCACAGGCAGCTGTGTTGCTCCCAGTAACTGTCCCACCATCATATGTGGAGTCCATTACCTCTACTTCGCCATCATCCTGTTTGTTATCTCCTGTATCATCATCCTGGCAGTCTCTCTCATGACCAAACCCATCGATGACAAGCAT cTATATCGACTGTGCTGGAGCCTCAGGAACGAAACAAAGGAGAGGGTGGACATTGAACAGGATGATTGGGTTGATACCAAAGAATCCAACATGGAAATAGAAG AACCAGAGGAGGAGCCAGGCATTTGCAAGAAAGCAGTGATGTGCTTCTGTGGGCTCGAGCAGCAGAAAGGCCCTGAGCTGAGTGCAGAGGAGCAGGCAGCGCTGCAGAAGAagctcacagacacaacagagcAACCACTATGGAGGAACATTGTCAATGCCAATGCCATTATCCTCCTGTGTGTGGCCGTTTTCTGTCATGGTTTCTTTGCTTAA
- the rnf208 gene encoding RING finger protein 208 — translation MSCLRRQPVTIPMDTVKIIQSEKFPRECPVPVTQPRYAPPPRVAWDGGGEGEIIVNQACSDLALEMTGSPRSIVSSPVPVTRREQSYLAQRKTSANEICYHQFHYKMEDVIVNQYVLRSSSTSSSTSSSSSSGPVMPCEPLDCPTCGHTYNFAGKRPRILSCLHSVCEECLQILYESCPKYKFISCPTCRRETVLFTDYGLAALAINTSILSRLPSDPNGPVQWGGDADRSCYQTVRQYCQSACTCQIANPLSSCGIM, via the coding sequence ATGTCCTGCCTCCGGCGTCAGCCCGTGACCATCCCAATGGACACCGTCAAGATCATCCAGTCGGAGAAGTTCCCCAGAGAGTGCCCTGTGCCCGTCACCCAGCCACGCTATGCCCCGCCCCCAAGAGTGGCTTGGGATGGCGGAGGCGAGGGGGAGATCATTGTCAACCAGGCGTGCAGTGACCTGGCTCTGGAGATGACGGGGTCCCCCAGGTCGATCGTTTCCTCCCCCGTCCCCGTGACGCGCAGGGAGCAGAGCTACCTGGCCCAGCGCAAAACCAGTGCCAACGAAATCTGTTACCACCAGTTCCACTACAAGATGGAAGACGTCATAGTCAACCAGTACGTGCTGCGCTCCTCTTCCACTTCATCGTCCACCTCTTCTTCGTCCTCCTCGGGACCCGTCATGCCCTGTGAGCCCCTGGACTGCCCCACCTGCGGTCACACCTACAACTTCGCAGGCAAGCGTCCACGCATCCTCTCCTGCCTGCACTCGGTGTGCGAGGAGTGCCTGCAGATCCTCTATGAGTCCTGTCCTAAGTACAAATTCATCTCCTGCCCTACGTGCCGGCGTGAGACGGTGCTGTTCACTGACTATGGCCTGGCTGCTCTGGCCATCAACACCAGCATCCTGAGCCGCTTGCCCTCTGACCCCAACGGGCCTGTGCAGTGGGGTGGGGACGCCGACCGCAGCTGCTACCAGACTGTGCGCCAATACTGCCAGTCAGCCTGCACCTGCCAGATCGCCAACCCCTTGTCCTCCTGTGGCATCATGTAG
- the si:dkey-106l3.7 gene encoding uncharacterized protein si:dkey-106l3.7 isoform X2, with the protein MNLYRSFGNLMEAWVTEGGQGLDSEWPRMNENSPTPSSNLRSESVDSGVETASSETSFPATSRSISTDNAEIDATLSQSPVLSSPVLSSSSSSSLNLHPSRDQEESNALHQKLERTLRRTDSKCLKEDSEIPKVEEVLRRRPKRHTSEPVRGQRSVSESFCLRRTVNPSALTRHITEMCRRPPSMTCDEQQSQTRLEVLGEEKKKELSPGLLYLEQVCQMLEEIARQQMHSQALQKEMDALREHEELEMEAVDSCHSDSKAAEEDFPYSQNVAKTNSLDCRSQQRKDYPYRHFRQRSASDTTIALLRLRMLKTDCRGQHLSTDGLQKEEEVHKKQESDVAHKNWKLKFGSLGREESAARDIKGQHMQPSERNSPRRRLSQMFRRSRKTLPE; encoded by the exons ATGAATCTGTACAGGAGTTTTGGGAACCTCATGGAGGCCTGGGTGACTGAAGGAGGACAGGGTTTGGACTCAGAATGGCCCAGAATGAATGAAAACTCTCCCACACCTTCCTCAAACCTGCGCTCAGAATCAGTGGACTCTGGAGTGGAGACAGCCAGCTCTGAGACGTCTTTTCCTGCTACATCTCGCTCCATTTCTACAGATAACGCAGAAATAGATGCCACATTATCTCagtctcctgtcctctcctctcctgtgctctcatcttcctcctcttcctcccttaACCTCCACCCCAGCAGGGATCAGGAAGAGTCCAACGCCTTACACCAAAAATTGGAGCGAACATTAAGGAGGACTGACTCTAAATGTCTTAAGGAAGACTCTGAGATCCCTAAAGTGGAAGAGGTGCTGAGGCGGCGACCCAAACGGCACACTTCTGAGCCAgtgagaggtcaaaggtcagtgtcAGAGAGTTTCTGCCTGAGAAGGACAGTCAACCCATCAGCTCTCACGAGGCATATTACAGAAATGTGCAGACGGCCGCCGTCCATGACTTGTGACGAGCAGCAATCTCAGACAAGATTAGAG GTTCttggtgaagaaaaaaagaaagaactgaGTCCCGGTCTCCTCTACCTGGAGCAGGTGTGCCAAATGTTGGAGGAAATTGCCAGACAGCAGATGCACAGCCAAGCATTACAGAAGGAGATGGATGCCCTGCGGGAGCATGAAGAGCTAGAGATGGAG GCTGTCGACTCCTGTCACAGTGACTCTAAAGCAGCTGAGGAGGACTTCCCGTATAGTCAAAATGTTGCAAAGACAAACAGTTTAGATTGCAGATCCCAGCAGAGGAAAGATTATCCTTACAGGCATTTTCGGCAAAGATCAGCCTCAGACACAACTATCGCACTACTGCGTTTAA GAATGTTGAAAACAGACTGCAGGGGGCAGCACCTGAGTACAGATGGCCtgcagaaggaagaggaagtccataaaaagcag GAGTCTGATGTTGCTCACAAGAACTGGAAGTTAAAATTTGGATCTTTGGGGAGAGAGGAGTCTGCTGCGAGAGATATCAAAGG CCAACACATGCAGCCATCTGAGAGAAACTCGCCCCGACGACGCCTGAGCCAGATgttcaggaggagcaggaaaacTCTGCCTGAATAA
- the si:dkey-106l3.7 gene encoding uncharacterized protein si:dkey-106l3.7 isoform X1: MNLYRSFGNLMEAWVTEGGQGLDSEWPRMNENSPTPSSNLRSESVDSGVETASSETSFPATSRSISTDNAEIDATLSQSPVLSSPVLSSSSSSSLNLHPSRDQEESNALHQKLERTLRRTDSKCLKEDSEIPKVEEVLRRRPKRHTSEPVRGQRSVSESFCLRRTVNPSALTRHITEMCRRPPSMTCDEQQSQTRLEVLGEEKKKELSPGLLYLEQVCQMLEEIARQQMHSQALQKEMDALREHEELEMEVCQAVDSCHSDSKAAEEDFPYSQNVAKTNSLDCRSQQRKDYPYRHFRQRSASDTTIALLRLRMLKTDCRGQHLSTDGLQKEEEVHKKQESDVAHKNWKLKFGSLGREESAARDIKGQHMQPSERNSPRRRLSQMFRRSRKTLPE, from the exons ATGAATCTGTACAGGAGTTTTGGGAACCTCATGGAGGCCTGGGTGACTGAAGGAGGACAGGGTTTGGACTCAGAATGGCCCAGAATGAATGAAAACTCTCCCACACCTTCCTCAAACCTGCGCTCAGAATCAGTGGACTCTGGAGTGGAGACAGCCAGCTCTGAGACGTCTTTTCCTGCTACATCTCGCTCCATTTCTACAGATAACGCAGAAATAGATGCCACATTATCTCagtctcctgtcctctcctctcctgtgctctcatcttcctcctcttcctcccttaACCTCCACCCCAGCAGGGATCAGGAAGAGTCCAACGCCTTACACCAAAAATTGGAGCGAACATTAAGGAGGACTGACTCTAAATGTCTTAAGGAAGACTCTGAGATCCCTAAAGTGGAAGAGGTGCTGAGGCGGCGACCCAAACGGCACACTTCTGAGCCAgtgagaggtcaaaggtcagtgtcAGAGAGTTTCTGCCTGAGAAGGACAGTCAACCCATCAGCTCTCACGAGGCATATTACAGAAATGTGCAGACGGCCGCCGTCCATGACTTGTGACGAGCAGCAATCTCAGACAAGATTAGAG GTTCttggtgaagaaaaaaagaaagaactgaGTCCCGGTCTCCTCTACCTGGAGCAGGTGTGCCAAATGTTGGAGGAAATTGCCAGACAGCAGATGCACAGCCAAGCATTACAGAAGGAGATGGATGCCCTGCGGGAGCATGAAGAGCTAGAGATGGAGGTGTGCCAG GCTGTCGACTCCTGTCACAGTGACTCTAAAGCAGCTGAGGAGGACTTCCCGTATAGTCAAAATGTTGCAAAGACAAACAGTTTAGATTGCAGATCCCAGCAGAGGAAAGATTATCCTTACAGGCATTTTCGGCAAAGATCAGCCTCAGACACAACTATCGCACTACTGCGTTTAA GAATGTTGAAAACAGACTGCAGGGGGCAGCACCTGAGTACAGATGGCCtgcagaaggaagaggaagtccataaaaagcag GAGTCTGATGTTGCTCACAAGAACTGGAAGTTAAAATTTGGATCTTTGGGGAGAGAGGAGTCTGCTGCGAGAGATATCAAAGG CCAACACATGCAGCCATCTGAGAGAAACTCGCCCCGACGACGCCTGAGCCAGATgttcaggaggagcaggaaaacTCTGCCTGAATAA